Genomic window (Arthrobacter sp. StoSoilA2):
GGACAGCATCGCAGCCCAGCTCCATCGCAAGCGCGGCATCGGAGGCGGTCCCGATGCCGGCGTCGAGCACTACCGGTACGGAGGCCCGGGACACGATCAGTTCGATGTTGTGCGGGTTCAGGATGCCCAGCCCCGTTCCAATAGGCGAACCGAGGGGCATGACAGCTGTGGCGCCCAGGTTTTCCAGGCGCAGCGCCAGAACGGGATCGTCATTGGTGTAAGCGAAAACCTTGAAGCCGCGGTTCACCAGCTGTTCCGTGGCCTCAACGAGTTCCACCGCGTCCGGAAGAAGCGTGTGTTCATCGGCAATGACTTCCAATTTCACCCAGTCCGTCTCCAGGGCCTCCCGGGCGAGCTCCGCGGTCATCACGGCGTCCTTGGCAGTAAAACAGCCAGCCGTGTTCGGCAGGACCCGGATGTTGTGGTCCACCAGGAGCTGGAACAATGAACCTGTCTCGGCCGGTGAGTATCGGCGCATCGCAACAGTGGTCAATTCCGTTCCTGAAGCCAGGAGGGCTGCTCCCAACCCGTCCAGGCTCGGCGCACCACCGGTACCCATGATCAGGCGGGAGCCGAATTCGACGCCGTCGATCACCAAAGCGTCAGTGCTCACGTCAGTTTTTGCTGCGGTCATTTTTCAGCCTCCCTGGACTGCGGTTACGAGTTCGAGTTCGTCTCCATCGGCGAGCGCAGTCGCTGCCCATTGGCTGCGCGGCACAACCTCCGAATTACGTGCGACGGCGACACCCAGCTTGCCGCCGTCGGCTGCCTGTCCCCGGTGGTCCAGCGCGCGGCCTGTGATGGCACTGACGAGTGTGCTCACGGACGCGTCGTCCGCCACGGCGTGTTCGGAGCCGTTGAGTTTGATGTTCATGGTGTGTCCTTGATTGCTGGTTGGAGGAGGTGATCCTGAGTTGCCGTAAATCGATCAGGCCGGAAAATGGACCATCGGGGGTCGGCTGGGCCGCTGATCAGTCCGCCTACGATTTTGGCGGCCACAGGCGTCAAGAGAACGCCGTGGCGGAAGAACCCGGTGGCGATCACGAGACCGTCGATGGTGCCCCCGGGCCCGGTAACTCGTCCAAGTAGGGGTGCGTTGTCCGGTGTGCCTGGCCGTGCACGGGCTGTCGCTTCCAACAGTTCCAGCTCCGCCACGGCAGGAACCAACACTTGGGCGTCACGCAGGAGTTGATAGACGCCCCCGGCGGACACTGCGTTGCTGGACGCAGACAACCCGTCCTCCCGCTGGGTGGCTCCAATCACCACCGTTCCGTCGTCGCGGGGGACGATGTAGACCGGCACCCCGCGGACCATGCCCCGGATGGTGGATGTGAGCAGCGGCTGGAGGTGTTGGGGAACGCGCAGCCTGAGAATGTCGCCGTAAACGGGCCGCAGGGGCAGGTTGAGACCCTCGGGGAGACCGCCGATCCTGGCTGCATCCAGCCCGCAGGCGAGCACAGTCTCTGAGGCCCAAACAACGCGCCCGGCGCCCGAATCGAGCTGGACCCCGCAGACGCGTTCCCCGTCCCAGAGCAAACGGGACGCTTGGAACGGCAGGGCGAAACCGTCCTCCGCTCCGGAAACCCAGGTTGCGTCACTTGGTCCGTGGGCTGATAACCCGTCCAGGAGGCATCGTGCAAGGCGCCGCGGATCCACTTGGTGATCGGCCGGTATGTCGAAGGCACAGGAAATCCCGGGGCTGAGCAAAGGCTCGCGCTCGCGCGCTTCACGCAAAGACAGTGGCTCCACGCGCAGCCCCGCGGCCTGCTGGACCGTGCGGAGGTCTGCCAGCGCACGGCGGTCGGCGGCGTCCGCACCAACGGCGATTGTCGACGTCGTGCGGTATCCGGCGGCTGATTCGCTGCCGTGGACGCTCCGGACGAAAGCCGGCCACAGTTGGGAGGATTCCAGCATGAGTTCCAGGAGGTCTTCCTCCTGGTAGTGGAGTTCACTGACCGGAGCCAGCATTCCGGCGGCAGCGAACGTCGCACCCGCTGCGGGAGTGGGATCAATGAGGACCACAGAGCGGCCCTGACGGCGGGCTTCGTGGGCGATGCCAAGGCCGATGACGCCACCACCAATGACTGCCACGTCTGCCTGCAAGGGGATTTGGCGGGATTCTGCCATATGTTTCCTTCCCTACGCCGGTATTAGCCGGATCAGGTCAAGCGGTCGGCGCTGAAGCCCTCTCAGCCGGACGGTCATATGACGCTGTCACGGCTCCCGCAGTACGTGCCCAGTTTAGAGGAACTACTCTGGTTTCCATGACCCAGCATGATGTCCACACCACTGCCCGCCTTTACTTGTGCACTGATGCCCGCAAACGCCAGGGCGATTTCGAAGACTTCGTCGACGCCGCGTTTGAGGGCGGCGTCGACATCATCCAGCTTCGCGACAAGACGCTCGAGGCCGCCGAGGAGCTTGAGGTCCTGGAGGTCCTGCACAACGTTGCCCAGCGGCACGGAAGGCTGTGGGCCGTCAACGACCGCGCCGATGTTGCCAGTATTTCCGGGGCTCCGGTGTTCCATATCGGCCAAAAAGACATCCCGTTACGCGCTGCACGGCACCTCCTCCACGACCGCACGGTCATCGGCCTGTCCACCCATACCCCGGACCAGGTTGACGCCGCGATAGCTGCCTCCCCCGGCAGGAGCGGACTGGATTATTTCTGTGTTGGCCCGGTGTGGGCAACGCCCACAAAGCCAGGCCGTGAAGCAGTTGGGCTGGACCTGGTCACATATGCCGCGGAAGCCGTAAAGCGCGCGGATGAGGAGACCGTAGGCGGCGTCCTCCTCCCCTGGTTCGCCATCGGCGGCATAGACCTCACCAATGTTGAACAGGTGGTTGCAGCCGGAGCCAGCCGGATCGTGGTGGTACGTGCCATCACTGAGGCGGAGGACCCGACGGCGGCGGCCAAGACCTTGCTGGAAGCGCTCGACGCCGGATAACCACCCCGGCGCCTTGGCTGCTGCGGAGGATATTCGAAAGTGTCCTAAGCCGTGAGCCCCAGCCCGGACATGCGTCGCCCATGCCGCTCCGCCAGCTCAGCGGTGAGGGCCTTGACTGCATTGCGTGCATCCCCGCCGCCCTTGAGCAGCGGTCCCAGCTGGGGATGTTCCATGCCTACGCGTTGTGCTTGCGTCAGGGCTTCACCGACCAGGCGGCGGCCCCACAAAGCCAGGCGCGACGCCAGGCGGGGGTCATCAGACAGGGCCCTTCGCAGGAGGATGCGTAAAACTTCCGTGGCTTGGTCGGCGGAGGCCACCTTCTGGACAAAGAGTTGCGTCCCGCCGTCAAGGAATGACGCGACCATGCGGTAGAAGTCCGATGACACGGTGTCGATCACATAGGCCTTCATGACGGATTCAAACCAGTCCGCTGGCTTTGTTCGCTCGTGGAAGTGGTCAAACGAGCGCTGGAACGGAAGCATGGCTTCTTCGGCATCGAGTCCCATCTCCGAGAGCCGGCTGCTGATCAAGGCGAAGTTTCCGTAAGCGCCGACGGCGATCTTTGCCAGCACTGCCCTGTCATGGAGGTTGGGAGCGTACCGGGAGTCGAAAGACAGCCGGCCAAACGCGGAGAGCTCGCCGTACGCCATGGCCCCCAGCAGCTCCGAAGAGAGTCGCTGGATGCGAGCATTATCGTCCAAGGAAGTGCTCATGGTCCAAGACTATCCAGCGATTTCGGGCTAACCTGATTTTCGTGTCACATCATCGGATTTCGCCCAACGTCGACGACTCGTCGGACCAGCTCGCGGCGGCATTTGCAGCCCTCCGGACCGAACTGGAGCTCCCGGGCGAGTATCCGGCCGAAGCCGTGGCGGAAGCCCGCAAAGCGGTAGAAAACCATACGCTGCCGGACCGTGACCTCAGGGACATTCCCTTTGTGACCATTGATCCCGCCACGTCCACCGACCTGGACCAAGCAGTGTTCATTGAACGTGCCGGCGACGGTTACAAAGTCCTCTACGCAATCGCGGACGTGCCATCCTTCGTTGCTCCCGGCGGGGCGCTCGATGCCGAAACCCGGCAACGGGGACAAACGTTTTACGCTCCTGACGGGAGGATCCCGCTGCACCCGGAGGTCATCAGCGAAAACGCCGGCAGCCTGCTGGCCGGTCAGGACTGCAGCGCCTTCGTGTGGGACTTCGAACTGGACCGCAATGCGGAGGTAACCGCCACGTCCGTGGCCCGTGGCACTGTCCGTAGCCGCACGAAGCTCAGTTACAAAGGTGCCCAGGAGCAGATCGATGCCGGCACAGCCCCGGAGGTCCTTGAGCTCCTCAAAGAGGTTGGCCTGAAGCGGGTGGAGCTGGAACGACTCCGCGGTGGCGCCAACCTGAACATGCCGGAGCAGGAAATCGTCCAGGCGACAGGTGGCGGAGGCTACAGGATTGTGGCCGCGCCGTCCTTGCCTGTGGAGGACTGGAATGCGCAGATATCCCTCATGACCGGGATGGCGGCCGCCCAACTGATGCTTGACGGAAAAGTGGGCATCCTGCGCACCATGCCGGCACCGGATGAGCGGTCACTGCTCCATTTCAAACGCCAGACAAAGGCCCTCGGGAAACCCTGGGACGGCGAGATCACCTACGGTGAGTACCTTCGGACACTTGACGCTTCGGATCCCAAACAACTTGCGATCCTGCACTCGGCAGGCACACTCTTCCGCGGCGCTGGATACACGCCTTTCGATGGCGAACTTCCCCCCAACATCATCCAGTCAGCCATCGGCGCACCCTATGCCCACACCACTGCCCCTTTGCGTCGCCTCATCGACCGCTTTGTCCTGGTGATCTGCGAGGCCCTCAGCAACGGCCACCAGATCCCCGCCTGGGCGCGGGAAGCACTTCCATCCCTGCCTGAGATCATGGCCTCATCCGACCAACTGGCCGGCCGGCTTGAGCGTCTGGCCATGGACACAGTGGAAGCTGCACTCGTGGCCAACCACATCGGCGAGGAGTTCGACGCGGTCGTCATCTCCGGTTCCAAGCCGTCCAATGGCACGATCAATGGCAATGGAAGGGCAAACGGAAACGGCAATGGGCCGTTCGGCATCATCCAGATAGCCGAACCCGCGGTGACAGCCCGATGTGACGGCGAAATGGAATCAGGCACCAAGGTCCGGGTGCAACTCCTGAAGGCCGATATCGCCAGCCGCGAGATCCGCTTTACGCTGCTCCCCTAAGTCCCCGCAGGACCCGAACTGCCGCCGATCCGGGCTTTAGCGCTCCCAGAGGATAGACTGACCCTGTAGTAATGGATGCCCGGTCGTTGATTCAGTTAATTTTTGAACTCAACAAGCCCGCCCCTACGCGATCTTGAGATGTGCCCGCTGGTCACCAGTGCCAGTACTTAGATAGCCCGCGATCGGCTTCCACTGGATTAGCTTGCGCGCCGGTTCGTGCTCCGGTACGGCTCCGCCACCCGTTGAGCATGCAGCGCCAATGCCCAAATGAATAAGGAAACTCCCTGTGAGTGAATTGCACACCCATGAAGTCCTGACGGACGCCACCGGCACCGAATCCATCGAGCCCGAGGAAACGATCATCTCTGATGAGACGCCCCACGAGATCGAAGAGAAATCGTTCGCTGACTACAACGTCCGCGCCGACATCGTCGAATCCCTCGCCGATGCCGGTATCACCCATCCCTTCCCCATCCAGGCCATGACGCTGCCCGTAGCCCTTAGCGGCCACGACATCATCGGCCAGGCCAAGACCGGTACAGGCAAGACCCTCGGTTTCGGTATTCCGGCACTGCAGCGCGTGGAAGGCCGCGATGACCCCGGCTACGCCAAGCTGGCCGTCCCCGGTGCCCCGCAGGCCCTGGTCATCGTTCCTACCCGTGAGCTTGCCGTCCAGGTAGCCAACGATCTCCAGACGGCATCCCGCAAGCGCAACGCCCGCATCGCCACGATCTACGGTGGCCGTGCGTATGAGCCGCAGATTGACGCCCTTCAGAAGGGCGTCGAGGTAGTGGTTGGCACCCCGGGCCGTTTGATCGACCTCTACAAGCAGAAGCACCTCAGCCTGAAGAACGTCAAAATGGTGATTCTGGACGAGGCCGACGAAATGCTGGACCTCGGCTTCCTGCCTGACGTGGAAACACTGATCGCCGGCACGCCGGCCGTTCGCCAGACCCTGCTCTTCTCCGCCACCATGCCCGGCCCGGTCATCGCGATGGCCCGCCGCTACATGACGCAGCCCACCCACATCCGCGCGGCCGACCCGAACGACGAAGGCCTCACCAAGCGCGACATCCGCCAGCTCATCTACCGTGCCCACAGCATGGACAAGACCGAGGTAGTGGCCCGCATCCTCCAGGCCCGCGGACGTGGACGCACCATTATCTTCACCAAAACCAAGCGCACCGCGGCCAAGGTCGCGGAGGAACTGGTGGACCGCGGATTTGCCGCTGCTGCGATCCACGGCGACCTCGGCCAGGGCGCGCGCGAGCAGGCTCTCCGCGCGTTCCGCAACAACAAGGTAGACGTCCTGGTTGCCACCGACGTTGCCGCCCGGGGCATCGACGTTGATGACGTTACGCACGTCATCAACTACCAGTGCGTGGAAGACGAAAAGATCTACCTGCACCGCGTGGGCCGTACCGGCCGCGCCGGCAACAAGGGAACGGCTGTAACCTTTGTCGACTGGGACGACATGCCCCGCTGGGGCCTGATCAACAAAGCACTGGGGCTCAGCGTTCCGGAGCCGGTTGAAACCTACTCTTCTTCCCCCCACCTCTACAGTGACCTCGACATTCCCGAGGGCACCAAGGGCCGCCTCCCGCGCAACAAGCGCACCCTTGCCGGCGTCGATGCCGAGGTCCTTGAGGACCTGGGCGAAACAGGCAAGAAGAACTCCCGTTCCGGCGGTTCATCCCGTGAAGGCGGACGCGATGGCGGCCGCGGCAGGGACGGCGGCCGTGGCCGTGGAAACGCAGCCAAGTCCACCGAAGCCAACTCGGAATCCAAGGGCGAGGGCGGACGCAACCGTACGCGCCGCCGTCGTACATCCGAAGCCGATGCCGCCCCTGCTGCCGGTTCCTCCGAAACCCGTACCGCTACCGGCGAAAATGCCGAGAAGCCGGCCCGCACGCGCCGTACGCGCACGCGCCGCCGTAACGGCGAAGTGGTTTCCGGCGGGACCGCTGGCGCCCAGTCCGGTACCTCCGAGGCCTAAAGTCCTCAATGACTGAAACTGTTTGGGCGCCGGACGGCGGCAATCTGGTGGTGCACGCGGACAACGCGGAATTCCTCCCGACGCTGCCGGACGGCGCCTTCACACTCATTTACGTGGACCCGCCCTTCAACACGGGCCGGGTCCAACGCCGCCAGGAAACGCGCATGGTCCGCAACGCGGACGGCGACGGCGACCGCGTCGGGTTCAAGGGCCGCTCCTACGACACCATCAAGGGTGCCCTTCACAGCTACGATGACGCCTTCAGCGACTACTGGTCCTTCCTGGAACCCAAGCTCGTAGAGGCCTGGCGGCTCCTTGCCGACGACGGCACGCTATACCTGCACCTGGACTACCGCGAAGTGCACTACGCCAAGGTGATGTTGGACGCCATCTTCGGCCGGGAATGTTTCCTCAACGAAATCATCTGGGCCTACGACTACGGCGCCCGGGCCAAAAACCGCTGGCCCACCAAGCACGACAACATCCTGGTGTACGTAAAAAACCCTGCGAAGTATCACTTCGACAACGCCGAAGTGGACCGCGAACCCTACATGGCCCCCGGCCTGGTCACACCTGCCAAACGCGAGCGGGGAAAGCTCCCCACGGACGTCTGGTGGCACACCATTGTTTCGCCCACCGGCAGGGAAAAGACCGGTTACCCCACCCAGAAACCCGAAGGCCTGGTGCGCAGGATCGTCTCTGCTTCGAGCCGCGAGGGCGACTGGTGCCTGGACTTCTTTGCCGGATCAGGAACCCTGGGCGCTGTTGCCGCCAAGCTCGGGCGCAACTTTGTCTGCGTGGACCAGAACGAGCAAGCCATTGAGGTCATGCGGAAGCGGCTGGGCGCCAAGGCGTCGTTCCACTGCAACTAGAGGCGTCTTCTGGTCAGCCGCACCCGTGCATCAATTGGATTCCGTGCTCGCCCTGCCTATTGTCCAGGGCTGCCCCATAGGAATCACACAATGCGTTGACCAGCAGTGCGAAGCCTTGGCCGTTCTGATAATTCCCTTCACCGCCGGGCACATCAGGCACCGTGCCTGGAGGAAGGAACACCCAGGCGCCCCAGGCTTCCACATAGCCCCAGTTTCCGCTGAAGTGGACGTTGCTGCTGATATCCGGCACAAATACCCACTCGGTGCCTGTGTAGGCCGGGCGGCTCACGTTATTGCAGTCCAGGGCATTTGCTGTGGCAGGGATGAACATTAAAGCTGCTGCAAGGGCTGTTGCAGCCAAGGATTTCTTGAACATGATTGCTCCATCGACGGGGTGAGTCATTGGTTGCGATGAGACCTTCAGTGGTGCGGCCCAGCCCGCCTCCCCCACGAGCGCCAGACTACTCTTCCCCCGCAGCACGTCAACCTATTTTCCGAACCCGTGGTACTGGGCAGCGGTGGTCCTCGTTTATGGCCGCACAACCGTGCTGCCGGTTGCCAGTTCCTCGATCCTTGCCAGGACGTCCGGGGATGTCAGGTTCTCTCCCAGCAGATTCGGTTTGCCGGCTCCGTGATAGTCGGATGATCCCGTGATGAGCAGCCCATGCTCGGACGCCATGGTGCGAAGAAAGGCACGTCCTTCTTCAGGGTTGTCGCGGTGATCGATTTCCAGGCCCAGCAGTCCGGCGTCTATCATCTCCCGGTACGTCCGCTCCCCCACGATCCGTCCCCTCGCTGAAGCGACCGGGTGCGCGAAGACCGGCACGCCGCCAGCGGCACGGACAAGTTCGACGGCGGTAGCGGGGTCGGGTGCGTAGTGCTGCACGAAGTATCGCGAATGCGAGGTGAGGATGGACGTGAAGGCCTCGGAGCGGTCCGCGACCACGCCGGCAGCGACCAAGGCATCCGCGATATGCGGGCGCCCTACTGTGGCACCAGGAGCCACATGGTGGATGACGTCGTCCCACGTCAAGGGATAATCCTCGGACAGCAGGGTGACCATGCGCTCAGCGCGAGTAAGCCGGGCGTCCTTTGACTTGGTGATCTCTTCAAGAAGCCCGGGGTGGGAAGGATCATGCAGGTAGCTCAACAGGTGGACGCTGATTCCCTGCTCCGTCCGGCACGAGATCTCCATTCCCGGAACAAAAGTGACTCCATGTTCCTTGGCGGCGGCAGCAGCAAGCTCCCAGCCATCAGTGGAATCGTGGTCCGTCAACGCAATGACGTCCAGGCCTGCAGCTGCGGCCGAAATGATCACCCCGGCCGGGGTCTCGGTTCCGTCGGAAACATTCGAGTGCGTATGCAGGTCTATCCTCACTTTCCCAGCCTATGGGATGCGGACCGGCTTGGGGTGTTGCGCCGTTGGCCTCCTCACGAAACTGGTGGGACGATGTAACGGTGAATGATGCCGAAAACACCCCGTACGCGGAATCCACAGATTCCCAGCCCCTGCAAGAACGCGTCAACAACCGTTCGCAGCGGCCCACATCCGATGCCTTCAAGGCATTCATGGCCAGCAACTGGGCGCCCTCACCGCAGGTGAACCCCGCTCGTGACGCCGTCGCAGACCACGCTGCCCGCCGCCGTCGCGCAATTTCCGAACTGTTCAAGGGTGAACGGCTCGTTATCCCGGCCGGTCCGCTCAAGGTCCGCTCAAACGACTGCGACTACCGCTTCCGCCCGCACTCCGGATTCGCCCACCTCACGGGGTTGGGCCTGGACCACGAGCCGGATGCCGTTTTGATCCTGGAACCGGCCGGTGAAGGAAAGGGCGACGACGGCGGCCACCACACTGCCACCCTGTACTTCCGTCCCCTGGCTGGCCG
Coding sequences:
- a CDS encoding ferritin-like fold-containing protein; protein product: MSTSLDDNARIQRLSSELLGAMAYGELSAFGRLSFDSRYAPNLHDRAVLAKIAVGAYGNFALISSRLSEMGLDAEEAMLPFQRSFDHFHERTKPADWFESVMKAYVIDTVSSDFYRMVASFLDGGTQLFVQKVASADQATEVLRILLRRALSDDPRLASRLALWGRRLVGEALTQAQRVGMEHPQLGPLLKGGGDARNAVKALTAELAERHGRRMSGLGLTA
- a CDS encoding RNB domain-containing ribonuclease, with the translated sequence MSHHRISPNVDDSSDQLAAAFAALRTELELPGEYPAEAVAEARKAVENHTLPDRDLRDIPFVTIDPATSTDLDQAVFIERAGDGYKVLYAIADVPSFVAPGGALDAETRQRGQTFYAPDGRIPLHPEVISENAGSLLAGQDCSAFVWDFELDRNAEVTATSVARGTVRSRTKLSYKGAQEQIDAGTAPEVLELLKEVGLKRVELERLRGGANLNMPEQEIVQATGGGGYRIVAAPSLPVEDWNAQISLMTGMAAAQLMLDGKVGILRTMPAPDERSLLHFKRQTKALGKPWDGEITYGEYLRTLDASDPKQLAILHSAGTLFRGAGYTPFDGELPPNIIQSAIGAPYAHTTAPLRRLIDRFVLVICEALSNGHQIPAWAREALPSLPEIMASSDQLAGRLERLAMDTVEAALVANHIGEEFDAVVISGSKPSNGTINGNGRANGNGNGPFGIIQIAEPAVTARCDGEMESGTKVRVQLLKADIASREIRFTLLP
- the thiO gene encoding glycine oxidase ThiO, with amino-acid sequence MAESRQIPLQADVAVIGGGVIGLGIAHEARRQGRSVVLIDPTPAAGATFAAAGMLAPVSELHYQEEDLLELMLESSQLWPAFVRSVHGSESAAGYRTTSTIAVGADAADRRALADLRTVQQAAGLRVEPLSLREAREREPLLSPGISCAFDIPADHQVDPRRLARCLLDGLSAHGPSDATWVSGAEDGFALPFQASRLLWDGERVCGVQLDSGAGRVVWASETVLACGLDAARIGGLPEGLNLPLRPVYGDILRLRVPQHLQPLLTSTIRGMVRGVPVYIVPRDDGTVVIGATQREDGLSASSNAVSAGGVYQLLRDAQVLVPAVAELELLEATARARPGTPDNAPLLGRVTGPGGTIDGLVIATGFFRHGVLLTPVAAKIVGGLISGPADPRWSIFRPDRFTATQDHLLQPAIKDTP
- a CDS encoding PHP domain-containing protein: MRIDLHTHSNVSDGTETPAGVIISAAAAGLDVIALTDHDSTDGWELAAAAAKEHGVTFVPGMEISCRTEQGISVHLLSYLHDPSHPGLLEEITKSKDARLTRAERMVTLLSEDYPLTWDDVIHHVAPGATVGRPHIADALVAAGVVADRSEAFTSILTSHSRYFVQHYAPDPATAVELVRAAGGVPVFAHPVASARGRIVGERTYREMIDAGLLGLEIDHRDNPEEGRAFLRTMASEHGLLITGSSDYHGAGKPNLLGENLTSPDVLARIEELATGSTVVRP
- a CDS encoding site-specific DNA-methyltransferase, translating into MTETVWAPDGGNLVVHADNAEFLPTLPDGAFTLIYVDPPFNTGRVQRRQETRMVRNADGDGDRVGFKGRSYDTIKGALHSYDDAFSDYWSFLEPKLVEAWRLLADDGTLYLHLDYREVHYAKVMLDAIFGRECFLNEIIWAYDYGARAKNRWPTKHDNILVYVKNPAKYHFDNAEVDREPYMAPGLVTPAKRERGKLPTDVWWHTIVSPTGREKTGYPTQKPEGLVRRIVSASSREGDWCLDFFAGSGTLGAVAAKLGRNFVCVDQNEQAIEVMRKRLGAKASFHCN
- the thiE gene encoding thiamine phosphate synthase translates to MTQHDVHTTARLYLCTDARKRQGDFEDFVDAAFEGGVDIIQLRDKTLEAAEELEVLEVLHNVAQRHGRLWAVNDRADVASISGAPVFHIGQKDIPLRAARHLLHDRTVIGLSTHTPDQVDAAIAASPGRSGLDYFCVGPVWATPTKPGREAVGLDLVTYAAEAVKRADEETVGGVLLPWFAIGGIDLTNVEQVVAAGASRIVVVRAITEAEDPTAAAKTLLEALDAG
- a CDS encoding thiazole synthase is translated as MTAAKTDVSTDALVIDGVEFGSRLIMGTGGAPSLDGLGAALLASGTELTTVAMRRYSPAETGSLFQLLVDHNIRVLPNTAGCFTAKDAVMTAELAREALETDWVKLEVIADEHTLLPDAVELVEATEQLVNRGFKVFAYTNDDPVLALRLENLGATAVMPLGSPIGTGLGILNPHNIELIVSRASVPVVLDAGIGTASDAALAMELGCDAVLLATAVTRAQNPVQMGEAFKHAVIAGRLAKQAGRIPRREHALASSAMEGRAEFL
- the thiS gene encoding sulfur carrier protein ThiS, giving the protein MNIKLNGSEHAVADDASVSTLVSAITGRALDHRGQAADGGKLGVAVARNSEVVPRSQWAATALADGDELELVTAVQGG
- a CDS encoding DEAD/DEAH box helicase; translation: MSELHTHEVLTDATGTESIEPEETIISDETPHEIEEKSFADYNVRADIVESLADAGITHPFPIQAMTLPVALSGHDIIGQAKTGTGKTLGFGIPALQRVEGRDDPGYAKLAVPGAPQALVIVPTRELAVQVANDLQTASRKRNARIATIYGGRAYEPQIDALQKGVEVVVGTPGRLIDLYKQKHLSLKNVKMVILDEADEMLDLGFLPDVETLIAGTPAVRQTLLFSATMPGPVIAMARRYMTQPTHIRAADPNDEGLTKRDIRQLIYRAHSMDKTEVVARILQARGRGRTIIFTKTKRTAAKVAEELVDRGFAAAAIHGDLGQGAREQALRAFRNNKVDVLVATDVAARGIDVDDVTHVINYQCVEDEKIYLHRVGRTGRAGNKGTAVTFVDWDDMPRWGLINKALGLSVPEPVETYSSSPHLYSDLDIPEGTKGRLPRNKRTLAGVDAEVLEDLGETGKKNSRSGGSSREGGRDGGRGRDGGRGRGNAAKSTEANSESKGEGGRNRTRRRRTSEADAAPAAGSSETRTATGENAEKPARTRRTRTRRRNGEVVSGGTAGAQSGTSEA